A genome region from Euphorbia lathyris chromosome 4, ddEupLath1.1, whole genome shotgun sequence includes the following:
- the LOC136225573 gene encoding uncharacterized protein, whose translation MEGSVKSVESWLPTEFNKNEFTSAFKSGFNFPTEFPYEFDLFGSSSSPDESVVGSTETESSEDDDFLAGLTRRLTQKLTVKPEKQRVMAGSPESTLSGIGSWSVSSNGSPNGVLSPPTTPFGVKNDTWDLIYAAAGQVARLKMNSELGNKFDNMNQGRGVFSQEAELKNQNIGFFSNQNSFPHMNQYHSEARNGQVLKPRCSSPWEKQQAKVCWQARPQPQPQSHYQPPIQSRNRVSTGYENGGRCVRPLGLPQSAWPPLEVPTSQHSQPQQQQPSSGMRAVFLSGSGMKKERAGTGVFLPRRYGNPCDSKKKSTCSTALLPPRVVQALNLKFEDMNMYGDSHLRLNSFPSDYDAMMGRRNVIVAQQKRNVLNNHEVRLPQEWTY comes from the exons ATGGAGGGCTCTGTAAAATCTGTAGAATCATGGCTGCCAACTGAGTTCAACAAGAACGAGTTCACCTCTGCGTTTAAGTCCGGTTTTAACTTCCCAACTGAGTTTCCGTACGAGTTCGACTTGTTTGGCTCTTCTTCTTCCCCGGATGAGTCTGTTGTTGGTTCGACTGAGACTGAGAGCAGCGAGGATGATGATTTTCTCGCCGGGTTAACTCGTCGACTCACTCAGAAACTCACTGTTAAACCCGAG AAACAGAGGGTCATGGCTGGGTCGCCTGAGTCGACACTGAGTGGAATCGGAAGCTGGTCGGTTTCGAGTAACGGAAGTCCAAACGGTGTGTTGTCGCCTCCTACGACGCCGTTTGGTGTGAAAAATGATACTTGGGATCTGATTTACGCTGCTGCTGGTCAAGTTGCTAGGTTGAAGATGAACAGTGAATTAGGCAACAAGTTCGATAACATGAATCAAGGAAGAGGCGTATTTTCTCAAGAAGCTGAACTAAAAAATCAGAATATTGGGTTTTTCTCAAACCAGAACTCCTTTCCTCATATGAATCAG TATCATTCTGAAGCCAGAAATGGGCAAGTGCTAAAGCCACGGTGCTCTTCTCCGTGGGAAAAGCAGCAAGCGAAAGTGTGCTGGCAAGCTCGGCCACAGCCTCAGCCGCAGTCACACTACCAGCCGCCGATACAGAGCAGAAACAGAGTTTCCACTGGCTATGAAAATGGAGGAAGATGTGTACGTCCTCTTGGACTACCACAGTCGGCTTGGCCGCCTCTGGAAGTGCCAACAAGTCAACACTCTCAGCCGCAGCAGCAGCAGCCGAGTTCAGGCATGAGAGCCGTTTTTCTGAGTGGATCTGGTATGAAAAAGGAACGTGCTGGCACAGGCGTTTTTTTGCCTCGCAGATATGGCAACCCTTGTGATTCAAAGAAGAAATCAA CTTGCTCAACCGCCCTGCTCCCTCCAAGAGTCGTCCAAGCTTTGAATTTGAAATTCGAGGACATGAACATGTACGGCGATTCTCACCTTCGCCTAAACAGTTTCCCCTCTGATTACG ATGCAATGATGGGAAGGAGAAATGTTATTGTAGCACAACAGAAGAGAAATGTGCTGAATAATCATGAAGTAAGGTTGCCTCAAGAATGGACATATTGA